CGCACTGCCGTTCGACGATGCCGCGTTTGACGTGGTGTGCTGCCAGTTTGGTGCCATGTTTTTCCCCAACCGGGTGGCGGGCTACGCCGAGGCGCGCCGCGTGCTGCGGCCGGGCGGGCGTTTTGTCTTCAATGTCTGGGACCGTATCGAGGAGAACGCCTTTGCCGATGCCGTCACCCAAGCCGTCGCCACGCTGTTTCCGCAGGATCCGCCGCGCTTCCTGGCCCGCACGCCGCACGGCTACCACGATACCGCGCAGATTGGCGAGGAGTTGCGCCGCGCAGGGTTCCACCACGTCCAGATCCAGACCCGCGAGAAAGTGAGCCACGCGCCCTCGGCACGCGACGCCGCCACCGCCTACTGCCAGGGCACGCCGCTGCGCAACGAAATCGAGGCGCGCGATGCCAGCCTGCTGCCGCTGGCCACCGACCGCGCAACGCAGGCGATCGCCAGCCGCCATGGCACAGGTCCGGTGGCCGGGAAAATCCAGGCCCATGTGATCGTGGCGTGGGGATAGCGAGATCGCCCAAAACCCTAAAGCCCCTGGGGCATCGCACTGCGGCTACCCTGAGGTCCATTCAGTTTTTGACCCCCACTCCGCCAAGGAAGCCATCGCATGACCGACACCACCGTCTACACGCCCCCCAAAGTCTGGACCTGGGACCAGGAAAACGGCGGGCAATTCGCCAACATCAACCGCCCCGTCGCCGGTGCCACGCATGACAAGCCGCTGCCGGTGGGCAAGCACCCGCTGCAGCTGTATTCGCTGGCCACGCCGAATGGCCAGAAGGTCACGATCCTGCTGGAGGAGCTGCTGGCGCTGGGCCACACGGGTGCGGAATACGATGCCTGGCTGATCCGCATCAACGAAGGCCAGCAGTTTGGCAGCGGCTTTGTGGAGGTGAACCCCAACTCCAAGATCCCGGCCCTGATGGACCGCAGCGGGGCCGAGCCGGTGCGGGTGTTTGAGTCGGGCGCGATCCTGCAGCACCTGGCCGAGAAGTTTGGCGCGTTCTTGCCCGCGGGCGGCGCGGCGCGGGCTGAGTGCCTGTCGTGGCTGTTCTGGCAGATGGGCAGTGCGCCGTTTCTGGGCGGCGGGTTTGGCCATTTTTACGCCTACGCCCCGGCCAAGTTCGAGTACCCGATCAACCGCTACGCGATGGAAGTCAAGCGCCAGCTCGACGTGCTGGACCTCCGCCTGGCCCACCACACCTACCTGGCCGGAGAGGACTACACCATCGCCGACATGGCAGTGTGGCCCTGGTATGGCGGGCTGGTGCTGGGGCAGCTCTACGGCGCGGCCGAGTTCTTGAGCGTGCACGAATACACCCATGTGCTGCGCTGGGCCCAGCAGATCGCTGCGCGCCCCGCCGTACAGCGCGGGCGGATGGTCAACCGCACCTGGGGCGAGCCGTCCGAGCAGTTGCACGAGCGCCATGCGGCCAGCGATTTCGACACGCATACGCACGACAAGCTGGCAGCCAAGGCTTGATTGATATGCTATTGATTCAGTAGCTACTCACGCTGATGAAATAAGCGCTAGAGGCATAAAATGGCCTCAACTAGCGCGTACCGCCCCATGCCACCCGCCCGCACCGTCCCCAAACCCGTGATCGACACCAGCCGCTGCACGGGCTGTGGCTGGTGCGTGCCCACCTGCCACCTGCATTTGCTGTCGCTGGAGCCGCAGGGCTGGAAGAAGTTTTCGGTGCTCAGCGACATCGACGCTTGTACCGGCTGCCGCAAATGCGCGGTGCGCTGCCCGTTCGACGCCATTGCGATGGTGCAAGCCGAGGGCTGAAAACCGCCCCCGTGGGCTTGCGGCCCATTACCGCTGCAAGGCCGCTTCCAGCTCTGCCTTGTTCATTTTGGAGCGGCCCTTCAGGCCCCGCTGGCGGGCTTCGTTGCGCAGTTGCAGCAGGGTACGGCCGCCCGGGCCCTTGTGCGAGCGCAGGCCGCCGCGTCGGCTGGGCGACATGTCGTTGAGCGAGGAGGCGCTGGCCTCCGCCGACTCACCCTGTTGCGCCCGCTCCTTGTTGACGACGCGCGCCGCGATCTCCTCGGCCAGGGGTTCGGGCTTGCCGCGTTCCAGCAGGCTGGTTTTGATATGGCTGTATTGGCGCTCACGTTTGGCGCTCCAGGCTTTGTTCGGCATAGCTGCTCCTTTAAGGGGATAAAAAAGCACCAGGGCTTACCGGCCTTAGAACGCTGCGCGCAGCGCCTCGGTAAGCTTCTCCAAACCCAGCGACACATCGACCAGCGTGTCGTTGAGAAAAAACGTCGGCGTGGCGTGCACGCCGCTGCGGTCGCCTGCGCGGCGGTGTTCTTGCACCCGCTGGGTGTAGATGCGGTCATTCATCTCGCCACGGTAGCGCAGCATGTCCAGTCCTGCGGCTTCGGCATAGCCCGCCAGGGCTTCGGCATCCAGGTGCTGCTTTTGGGCAAACAGCAGGTGGTGCATGGGCCAGAACTTGCCCTGCGCCGCAGCGGCTTCAGCGGCTTCGGCGGCCAATTCGGCTTGCGGGTGCAACTCCATCAGCGGGTAGTGCCTGAACACGAAGCGCAGGCGGTGGCCCTCGGTGTCCACCAACTGGCGCACCAGCGGCTCGGCCTGGATGCACGCCGGGCATGCGTAGTCGCCGTACTCCACCAGCGTGAACCGGGCATCCAGGCGCCCCATCACATGGTCGGCGGCGGACAGGCCCGCTTCGGGGGTGTCGCGGGGGCCTACGCGGGTCATGGCTTTGCCGTCGCAGAGCCGGGCAGCAGCGTGGCCTGCAAGGTGATTTCGGGCACGCTGGCCAAGGCTTTGGATAAGGGGCAATTGTGTTTGGCGGCCAGTGCCAGCGCCTGGAACTGCGCCTCATCCAGACCGGGCACGCTGGCTTTCAGGGTCAGGGCGATCCGGTCGATCCCAAACCCTTCCCCCTGCGGCACCAGGCGCACTTGGGCCTGGGTGTCTACCGTGGCGGTGGCAAAGCCGGCCTTGTCGCAGGCAAACGAAAACGCCATGGCAAAGCAGGCGGCATGCGCGGCCCCCAGGATCTCCTCAGGGTTGGTGCCCTTGCGGTCGTCTTCAAACCGGCTGGCAAAGCCGTAAGGGTAGGCCTGGAGCGCGCCGGTTTCGGTGCTGATCTGTCCCTGGCCTTTTTTGCCGGGGCCTTCCCAATGGACGGTGGCGGTTTTTTCGATCATGGCGGGGCCTTTCGTAGTGATTCCTCCATGGTGGCCGTGCCCGCCGACGGGGTCTGTGCGGCAGCGCACAGAATGCCCCGCGCCGGTTTTACAGGCCCTCGAACAGCCCCCCGACGTCCAGAATGTCGTAGGCGATGTCGGGGCGCTGTTCCAGGCTGCGCTTGATGGCGGCGGGGATGGATTGGCGGGTTTTGCGGCACAGGCCGGGCTGTTCATGCACCAGAATGACGATGCCGCGCAGGCTGCGGACCTCGTTGGGGCTGGTGCCGATGCTCAGCCGGATGCCGAGTTGCTGCTCCATCCGCGCTTCCAGGCGGCGCAGGTCGGCCAGGCTTTCCAGGTTCTCCAGCCGCTGCAGCAGGCGCAGCTCGTCCTCGCGGGTCAGGCGCAGCACGCGCAGGTCGCCCAGCGGGTTTTCCAGCAGCGCGTCGCGCCCGCAGTTGCAGGCACCGGGCGGGCATTGGGTACGAATGGGGGTGGGGGGCACGGCGACGCTCAGGCCTGATCAGGCTTTTATATGAAAAATAGGGCTCTGGTGCTGATGCTAACGGCATAAGCAGCTATCGAATGGATAGCGCGCAATATGTCCCTATTCCAGATGTGCCGCAATCGCCGCTCCCATCTGGGCGGTGGATGCGCTGCCGCCCAGGTCGGGCGTGCACGGCCCGGTGATCAGCACTTTCTCGATGGCTGCGACGATGGCGTCGTGGGCTGCGCGGTGGCCCAGAAAGTCTAGCATCAGCGCACCCGACCACACCATGGCCACGGGGTTGGCGATATTTTTGCCCGCGATGTCGGGGGCCGAGCCATGCACCGGCTCGAACAGCGACGGAAAACTGCGCTCGGGGTTGAGGTTGGCCGACGGCGCCAGGCCGATGGTGCCGGTGCAGGCCGGGCCCAGGTCGGACAGGATGTCGCCAAACAGGTTGCTGGCCACCACCACGTCAAAGCGGTTGGGCTGCAGCACAAAGCGGGCGCTGAGGATGTCGATGTGCTGCTTGTCCACCGCCACGTCCGGGTAGCCCTGGGCCACGGCATCGGCGCGGCTGTCCCACCAGGGCATGCTGATGGCGATGCCGTTGCTCTTGGTGGCGACGGTCAGGTGCTTGCGCGGGCGGCTCTGGGCCAGTTCAAAGGCGTATTTGAGCACCCGGTCGGTGCCAAAGCGCGAAAACACCGACTCCTGGATGACGATCTCGCGCTCGGTCCCCGCATACATGGTGCCGCCCAGGTTGGTGTACTCGCCCTCGGTGTTTTCGCGCACCACGAAGAAGTCGATGTCGCCCGGCTTGCGCCCGGCCAAAGGGCAGGGCACGCCCTCGAACAGGCGCACCGGGCGCAGGTTGATGTACTGGTCGAACTCGCGGCGAAACTTGAGCAGCGAGCCCCACAGCGAGATGTGGTCGGGCACGGTGGCGGGCCAGCCCACGGCGCCGAAGTAGATCGCGTCCATGGGCTGCAGCTGGGCCTTCCAGTCGTCGGGCATCATCTGGCCGGTGCGGGCGTAGTAGCCGCAGTGGGCCCAGTCGAAGGGGTGGAACTCCAGGGCGATGTCGAAGCGCCGGGCGGCGGCCTGCAGCACGCGCAGGCCTTCGGGCATGACTTCCTGGCCAATGCCGTCTCCGGCGATGACGGCGATCTTGTAGGTGGGGGACATGGGGGCGTCTTTCTGGTGGCGGTGCTGGTTGCAGGCCGCATGCTAGACCATCTGCAGGGCGCACCAGGCTAATGGGTAGAGACTTCCAGGGCCGCAAGCTGGGCCTCCAGCGCTTCCACGGGGACGGGGCGGCCAAACAGGTAGCCCTGGAAGTAATCGCAGCCGTGTTTTTGCAGAAAGGCGAACTGCTCTTCGGTTTCTACGCCTTCGGCCATGGTTTCCATCTCCAGCGTGTGCGCCATGGCGATGATGGTGTGCACGATGACCGCGTCGCTAGGCCGAATGCCGATGTTATGCACAAAAGACTGGTCGATCTTGAGCTGGGTGAGCGGCAACTGGGTCAGGGTGCTGAGCGATGAATAGCCGGTGCCAAAGTCGTCCATCGCAAAGCACACACCCATCGCTCGGAGCGCTTCCATCTTGGTCAAGACCTCGGACGTATCGAGCATCACGCTTTCGGTGACTTCCAGCTTCACCAGCGCCGGATTGGCCCCGCTCAGGGCGAAGGCCTGCCGTACCGTGGCAACGAAGTCGGTTTGGTGGAATTGTTTGGCGCTGACGTTGACGGCCATGCACAAATGGCGGGTCAAGGGGTTTTTCTCCCAGGCTTTGAGCTGGGTACAGGCGGTTTCCAGCACCCATTTGCCAATTTGGAGAATGAGCTCGGTTTCTTCGGCCAAGGGGATGAACTCCGCGGGCGACACCATGCCCCGGTCGGGATGTTGCCAGCGCACCAAAGCTTCTACGCCCATGATGCGGCGCTGGCGGTCCCTTTGGGGCTGGAAAAAAAGGTGCAGCGCGCGGTGCTTGACCGCATGGCGCAGTTCGTTTTCCATGGCGACATGCCGGTTCACCGCCGTCTGCATCGTGGCATCAAAAAAACGCAAGGTGTTGCGCCCCGCTTTTTTGGACTGGTACATGGCCAGGTCGGCATGCTGCAGCAGGTCGGCGGCGGTTTCGCTCTGGACATACAGGTCGATGCCGATACTGGCCGTACATCGGAAGTGGTATTCGCCCAGGTCGAAGGGTTGGGCCAGTTGCGCCAGTATTTTTTCGGCCAGGTGCACCGCCTTGGCTGCCGCTTCCAGGCGTTCTGCACCGAGGTCTTCCAGCAGAATGGCAAATTCGTCTCCGCCCATGCGGGCCACGCTATCGCCTTCGCGCACGGCCTGGCGCAATCTACGGGCGGTTTCCACCAGCACCTGGTCCCCGGCTTCGTGGCCACAGGTGTCGTTGATGTGCTTGAAATGGTCCAGGTCAATGAACAACACCGCGCCGTGCAAGCCGCTGCGCCGGGCTGTTGCCACCGCCTGGTTCAGCCGGTCCAGCAGCAACCGGCGGTTGGGCAGCTGGGTGAGCGCATCGTGGTAGGCCATGTAGGCGATCTGGTCCTGGGCGCGTTTGCTGGCGGTGATGTCGATAAAGCTGCCGACATAGTGGGTGACCTCACCGCACGCGTCTGTCACCGTGGAAACGCTCAGCCACTCGACAAATATCTCGCCGCTTTTGCGCCGGTTCCAAATCTCGCCGCTCCAGGTGCCCTGGGCGTTCAGCGATGCCCACATGGCCTGGTAGAAGTCCTTGGAATGGCGCCCCGAGCTCAGCATGCGGGGCGTCTGCCCCTGGACTTCCTCTGCGGAGTAGCCGGTGAGCTCGGTGAATGCGCGGTTGACCTGCAGGATGCGCTGGTAGCGATCGGTGATGAACATACCCGACAGCGACTCAAAGGCTGCCGCCGACACCCGCTGCTTGGCCTGGAGCACCTGGTTTTCTGTCAGGTCGAACATCAGTGCGCGGCAGACCTTGGAGTCGCACTCCAATTCACCGGTGCTGCTCAAGGTAATCGGCATGCAGGTTCCGTCCCTGCGCACCAGTTCCAGCTCCAGGGCCTGGTCTGCGCTGGACGAGTTCGCTGCGTTCATGCGGAATTTGTCCTGGCTTGCCGGTGTTAGAAAGTCAACCAGCTTCTTTTTGCCGATGACTTCTTCGCTGGCGTAGCCTAGCCAGGCCAGTTCGAGGGCATTGATCGACAGGTAGGTACCGTCGGCATCGAGCGTATGGCTGCCAAATGGCACGCGTCCGAACAGGTGGTTGATCTCCCGCTCCATGGCGAGCAGCCTGTCGGTGAGACGTGCCACAGTGGAGTCTGTCATTTCCGGAGAAGCGAAGACTGTGGCCATAGGTACTACCGCGCGGCTTCAGGTGCTCTGGTGGAGCACAACGGCCAGATACCGCCCAGTATGCGGCACCGCTGGCTTTGCCAAGGAGTCTGCATGGAATCGCATGGGGATCCGCCTGCTTATTTTCTGACCGATTTGGCGATCAAGTTGGCCTCATTCGCCATTTTGGC
This sequence is a window from Rhodoferax sp. WC2427. Protein-coding genes within it:
- a CDS encoding class I SAM-dependent methyltransferase, with product MAESDKVFAGSIPKFYDTLMVPLIFGAYAADLAQLVAGFSPGAVLETAAGSGVVTRALAPLLRADARYVVTDLNQPMLDYAAARQGVDGRIAWQQADALALPFDDAAFDVVCCQFGAMFFPNRVAGYAEARRVLRPGGRFVFNVWDRIEENAFADAVTQAVATLFPQDPPRFLARTPHGYHDTAQIGEELRRAGFHHVQIQTREKVSHAPSARDAATAYCQGTPLRNEIEARDASLLPLATDRATQAIASRHGTGPVAGKIQAHVIVAWG
- the yghU gene encoding glutathione-dependent disulfide-bond oxidoreductase, with protein sequence MTDTTVYTPPKVWTWDQENGGQFANINRPVAGATHDKPLPVGKHPLQLYSLATPNGQKVTILLEELLALGHTGAEYDAWLIRINEGQQFGSGFVEVNPNSKIPALMDRSGAEPVRVFESGAILQHLAEKFGAFLPAGGAARAECLSWLFWQMGSAPFLGGGFGHFYAYAPAKFEYPINRYAMEVKRQLDVLDLRLAHHTYLAGEDYTIADMAVWPWYGGLVLGQLYGAAEFLSVHEYTHVLRWAQQIAARPAVQRGRMVNRTWGEPSEQLHERHAASDFDTHTHDKLAAKA
- a CDS encoding ATP-binding protein; amino-acid sequence: MPPARTVPKPVIDTSRCTGCGWCVPTCHLHLLSLEPQGWKKFSVLSDIDACTGCRKCAVRCPFDAIAMVQAEG
- a CDS encoding plasmid stabilization protein, whose translation is MPNKAWSAKRERQYSHIKTSLLERGKPEPLAEEIAARVVNKERAQQGESAEASASSLNDMSPSRRGGLRSHKGPGGRTLLQLRNEARQRGLKGRSKMNKAELEAALQR
- a CDS encoding DsbA family protein, with protein sequence MTRVGPRDTPEAGLSAADHVMGRLDARFTLVEYGDYACPACIQAEPLVRQLVDTEGHRLRFVFRHYPLMELHPQAELAAEAAEAAAAQGKFWPMHHLLFAQKQHLDAEALAGYAEAAGLDMLRYRGEMNDRIYTQRVQEHRRAGDRSGVHATPTFFLNDTLVDVSLGLEKLTEALRAAF
- a CDS encoding OsmC family peroxiredoxin, with the translated sequence MIEKTATVHWEGPGKKGQGQISTETGALQAYPYGFASRFEDDRKGTNPEEILGAAHAACFAMAFSFACDKAGFATATVDTQAQVRLVPQGEGFGIDRIALTLKASVPGLDEAQFQALALAAKHNCPLSKALASVPEITLQATLLPGSATAKP
- a CDS encoding tartrate dehydrogenase yields the protein MSPTYKIAVIAGDGIGQEVMPEGLRVLQAAARRFDIALEFHPFDWAHCGYYARTGQMMPDDWKAQLQPMDAIYFGAVGWPATVPDHISLWGSLLKFRREFDQYINLRPVRLFEGVPCPLAGRKPGDIDFFVVRENTEGEYTNLGGTMYAGTEREIVIQESVFSRFGTDRVLKYAFELAQSRPRKHLTVATKSNGIAISMPWWDSRADAVAQGYPDVAVDKQHIDILSARFVLQPNRFDVVVASNLFGDILSDLGPACTGTIGLAPSANLNPERSFPSLFEPVHGSAPDIAGKNIANPVAMVWSGALMLDFLGHRAAHDAIVAAIEKVLITGPCTPDLGGSASTAQMGAAIAAHLE
- a CDS encoding EAL domain-containing protein, with product MTDSTVARLTDRLLAMEREINHLFGRVPFGSHTLDADGTYLSINALELAWLGYASEEVIGKKKLVDFLTPASQDKFRMNAANSSSADQALELELVRRDGTCMPITLSSTGELECDSKVCRALMFDLTENQVLQAKQRVSAAAFESLSGMFITDRYQRILQVNRAFTELTGYSAEEVQGQTPRMLSSGRHSKDFYQAMWASLNAQGTWSGEIWNRRKSGEIFVEWLSVSTVTDACGEVTHYVGSFIDITASKRAQDQIAYMAYHDALTQLPNRRLLLDRLNQAVATARRSGLHGAVLFIDLDHFKHINDTCGHEAGDQVLVETARRLRQAVREGDSVARMGGDEFAILLEDLGAERLEAAAKAVHLAEKILAQLAQPFDLGEYHFRCTASIGIDLYVQSETAADLLQHADLAMYQSKKAGRNTLRFFDATMQTAVNRHVAMENELRHAVKHRALHLFFQPQRDRQRRIMGVEALVRWQHPDRGMVSPAEFIPLAEETELILQIGKWVLETACTQLKAWEKNPLTRHLCMAVNVSAKQFHQTDFVATVRQAFALSGANPALVKLEVTESVMLDTSEVLTKMEALRAMGVCFAMDDFGTGYSSLSTLTQLPLTQLKIDQSFVHNIGIRPSDAVIVHTIIAMAHTLEMETMAEGVETEEQFAFLQKHGCDYFQGYLFGRPVPVEALEAQLAALEVSTH